One window from the genome of Rhodococcus sp. ABRD24 encodes:
- a CDS encoding SRPBCC family protein, producing the protein MAQVSASSSITTTAGPEQVLAALSDYETVRPRILPEQYLDYRVLEGGQGAGTVAQWTLQATEKRSRNVKSSVTVSGNTITERDANSSMVTTWVVAPSGSGATVTTTTEWKGAGGIGGFFERTFAPIGLRKIQEKTLENLVRELG; encoded by the coding sequence GTGGCACAGGTCAGCGCCAGCAGTTCGATCACCACCACCGCGGGACCGGAGCAGGTTCTCGCTGCGTTGTCCGATTACGAGACGGTGCGTCCGCGGATCCTCCCGGAGCAGTACCTCGACTACCGGGTACTCGAGGGCGGCCAGGGCGCGGGCACGGTGGCGCAGTGGACCTTGCAAGCCACCGAGAAGCGGTCGCGGAACGTCAAGTCGTCGGTGACGGTCTCGGGAAACACGATCACAGAGCGCGACGCGAACTCGTCCATGGTCACGACGTGGGTGGTGGCGCCCAGCGGGTCCGGTGCGACCGTCACGACCACGACCGAGTGGAAGGGCGCCGGCGGCATCGGCGGCTTCTTCGAACGCACCTTCGCGCCCATCGGACTTCGCAAGATTCAGGAGAAGACGCTCGAGAACCTCGTTCGCGAGCTCGGCTAG
- a CDS encoding YbaB/EbfC family nucleoid-associated protein, with protein sequence MQQLLAQAQQMQQQLMAAQAEMAQAEVTGQAGGGLVTATVKGTGEVVGLTIDPKVVDPDDIETLQDLVIGAIADASGKAQEFAATKLGPLAGGLGGGGLPGLPGF encoded by the coding sequence ATGCAGCAGCTCCTCGCGCAGGCGCAGCAGATGCAGCAGCAGTTGATGGCCGCGCAGGCCGAGATGGCGCAGGCAGAGGTAACTGGACAGGCCGGCGGCGGTCTGGTGACCGCCACGGTCAAGGGCACCGGCGAGGTCGTCGGCCTGACGATCGATCCCAAGGTCGTCGATCCTGACGACATCGAGACATTGCAGGATCTGGTGATCGGCGCGATCGCCGACGCGTCCGGCAAGGCGCAGGAGTTCGCAGCGACCAAGCTCGGTCCGCTGGCCGGTGGCCTCGGTGGGGGCGGTCTGCCCGGCCTGCCCGGCTTCTGA
- the recR gene encoding recombination mediator RecR: MYEGPVQDLIDELGKLPGIGPKSAQRIAFHLLSVEPPDIDRLQAVLQKVRDGVQFCVVCGTVSEEEKCRICADQRRDRTMVCVVEEPKDVQAIERTREFKGRYHVLGGALDPLSGIGPDQLRIRELLTRIGNQEDGVDVAEVIIATDPNTEGEATATYLVRMLRDFPGLTVSRLASGLPMGGDLEFADELTLGRALSGRRTM; encoded by the coding sequence TTGTACGAAGGTCCCGTCCAGGACTTGATCGACGAGCTGGGCAAGTTGCCCGGCATCGGGCCCAAGAGCGCTCAGCGCATCGCCTTCCACTTGCTGTCGGTCGAGCCGCCGGACATCGACCGACTGCAGGCGGTGTTGCAGAAGGTGCGCGACGGCGTGCAGTTCTGCGTGGTATGCGGCACGGTCTCCGAGGAGGAGAAATGTCGGATCTGCGCCGACCAGCGTCGAGACCGGACCATGGTGTGCGTTGTGGAAGAACCCAAGGACGTGCAGGCGATCGAGCGCACCCGTGAGTTCAAGGGCCGGTACCACGTGCTCGGCGGCGCGCTGGATCCGCTCAGCGGCATCGGCCCGGACCAGTTGCGGATCCGGGAACTGCTGACCCGCATCGGGAACCAGGAGGACGGCGTCGACGTCGCCGAGGTCATCATCGCAACCGATCCCAACACCGAGGGTGAGGCGACCGCGACGTATCTGGTGCGGATGCTGCGGGACTTCCCGGGGCTGACGGTATCCCGGCTGGCTTCGGGGTTGCCGATGGGCGGCGACCTCGAGTTCGCCGACGAACTCACCCTGGGCCGCGCGCTGTCCGGGCGACGCACGATGTAG
- a CDS encoding LysR family transcriptional regulator: MDFRQLRYFLAVSEELSFSRAAERCFISQSAISHQVTKLEQELGASLFERSTRVVRLTPAGSRLVPIAQEVLSLETKAFAVAKEPRNRIRITASMSFATQSLDAIARVRERHPDLDIEFVIKNFTDRVDAVSSGDADIALIRGEVDRPGLETLELGVEDLMIATSSRHPVSAFSTVELSELAPYPLLLPPRHSQILIHTVVENAFADVGRRFQLGPPIARDHTAILDVITNPRAWTVLYASTVTEAPRTGLCVMRERDNRLRVPVSGIVRSGAASPGLLDLVDSLRQTVISGQTSVPLNPPQQIRGTPKAQ; the protein is encoded by the coding sequence ATGGACTTCCGTCAGCTGCGCTACTTCCTGGCCGTCAGCGAGGAGCTGAGCTTCAGCCGGGCCGCCGAACGCTGCTTCATCTCGCAGTCCGCGATCAGCCACCAGGTCACCAAGCTCGAACAGGAGCTGGGGGCGTCGCTCTTCGAGCGCTCCACCCGGGTCGTGCGGCTCACCCCGGCCGGCTCCCGGCTCGTACCGATCGCACAGGAGGTGTTGAGTCTCGAGACCAAGGCATTCGCCGTCGCGAAGGAACCGCGGAACCGCATTCGGATCACCGCGAGTATGAGTTTCGCGACCCAGAGCCTCGACGCCATCGCCCGCGTCCGGGAACGACACCCCGACCTCGACATCGAGTTCGTGATCAAGAACTTCACCGACCGCGTCGACGCGGTGTCGTCCGGAGACGCCGATATCGCTCTGATCCGCGGGGAGGTGGACCGTCCCGGCCTGGAGACACTGGAACTCGGGGTCGAGGACCTGATGATTGCCACGTCGAGCAGGCACCCGGTGTCCGCTTTCTCGACCGTCGAGCTGAGCGAACTCGCGCCCTACCCCCTGCTCCTGCCGCCGCGCCACAGCCAGATCCTGATCCACACGGTCGTGGAGAATGCCTTCGCCGACGTCGGGCGGCGCTTCCAACTCGGACCGCCGATTGCGCGCGACCACACCGCGATCCTCGACGTCATCACCAATCCCCGGGCGTGGACGGTTCTCTACGCGAGCACCGTCACCGAAGCGCCCCGGACCGGGCTGTGCGTCATGCGCGAGCGCGACAACCGACTGCGGGTACCGGTCAGCGGGATCGTCCGCAGCGGCGCGGCCTCACCCGGGTTGCTCGATCTGGTCGACTCGTTGCGGCAGACGGTGATCAGCGGGCAGACCAGTGTGCCCCTGAATCCACCGCAGCAGATCAGGGGCACACCGAAAGCGCAGTAG
- a CDS encoding NAD(P)/FAD-dependent oxidoreductase translates to MSKQGAAVVDRTEVVIVGSGFGALAAAKKLAKAGKPFVLISETTEHLFQPLLYQVATGVLAAGEIAPSVRAILAKYPNADVRLGRVVDVHPDKQELVYEAAGERHTLGYSSLIAATGARQSYFGRDEFAKVTYALKTVDDAERLRAQIVRCFEEAHTTTDMERRKNLLTFIVIGAGATGVELAGQIKELAGRYFEQSIRGVTADDVTVTLVEGAGVAMPAYGGKLSEYTKESLEKSGVEVVLSTLVTDIDEHGATFKAHGSETGERRTAETIVWSAGVQANDFAAVLAKRADCDTDRAGRLLVNPDLTVGGRADIFAVGDMTSLNNLPGQSPVAMQGGRHVAATILGKTKRGTPFKFRDKGSMAIINRFRAVTKVKSIELTGFIAWVLWLAVHMVYLVGFRNRYVAVMSWFGSFLGHRRPHFHYAQEPAPIEAPDAKMPDDELAKSAA, encoded by the coding sequence GTGAGCAAGCAGGGCGCAGCAGTAGTCGACCGGACCGAAGTAGTCATCGTTGGTTCCGGATTCGGTGCCCTCGCTGCGGCGAAGAAGCTGGCCAAAGCCGGCAAGCCCTTCGTTCTGATCTCGGAGACCACTGAACATCTGTTCCAGCCGTTGCTCTACCAGGTGGCGACGGGTGTCCTCGCGGCCGGTGAGATCGCCCCGTCGGTGCGCGCGATCCTCGCGAAATACCCCAACGCCGATGTCCGGCTCGGCCGGGTCGTAGACGTCCACCCGGACAAGCAGGAGCTGGTTTACGAGGCTGCCGGCGAGCGGCACACCCTCGGCTACAGCTCGCTGATCGCCGCGACCGGCGCGCGTCAGTCGTACTTCGGCCGGGACGAGTTCGCGAAGGTCACGTACGCGCTCAAGACCGTCGACGACGCGGAGCGGCTGCGCGCCCAGATCGTGCGCTGCTTCGAAGAGGCGCACACCACCACCGACATGGAGCGCCGCAAGAACCTGCTCACCTTCATCGTGATCGGCGCCGGCGCGACCGGCGTCGAACTGGCCGGGCAGATCAAGGAGCTCGCGGGCCGGTACTTCGAGCAATCGATCCGCGGCGTCACCGCAGACGATGTCACCGTCACGCTTGTAGAGGGCGCGGGCGTTGCAATGCCCGCCTACGGCGGCAAGCTCAGCGAGTACACCAAGGAGTCGCTCGAGAAGTCGGGCGTCGAGGTGGTGCTGAGCACGTTGGTCACCGACATCGACGAGCACGGCGCGACGTTCAAGGCGCACGGCAGCGAGACTGGTGAGCGCCGCACGGCCGAGACCATCGTGTGGTCGGCGGGTGTACAGGCCAACGACTTCGCCGCAGTGCTCGCCAAGCGCGCCGACTGCGACACCGACCGTGCCGGTCGGCTGCTGGTCAACCCTGACCTCACGGTCGGCGGCCGGGCCGACATCTTCGCGGTCGGCGACATGACGTCGCTGAACAACCTGCCCGGACAGTCGCCCGTGGCGATGCAGGGTGGTCGGCACGTGGCTGCGACGATCCTCGGCAAGACCAAGCGCGGCACGCCGTTCAAGTTCCGCGACAAGGGCTCGATGGCGATCATCAACCGCTTCCGTGCGGTGACCAAGGTCAAGAGCATCGAACTCACCGGCTTCATCGCGTGGGTGCTGTGGCTTGCTGTGCACATGGTGTACCTGGTGGGCTTCCGTAACCGCTACGTCGCGGTGATGTCGTGGTTCGGATCCTTCCTCGGCCACCGACGCCCGCACTTCCACTATGCGCAGGAGCCGGCTCCGATCGAAGCGCCCGACGCCAAGATGCCCGACGACGAACTGGCCAAGTCGGCGGCGTAG
- a CDS encoding oxygenase MpaB family protein, with product MDAPVPARAVTAMSLVSSRRAGVFPAPDRDPRPGSGRSGWVKVIANLDPETRHQDIVRITAGYEFPWDYQRALEFALFRTYCVPTISELLARTGEFENRPQKRYDDTSLLMSELVEHGYDSDRGRQSLRNINRMHGRYAISNDDMRYVLSTFVYDPIDWIDRYGWRRLHPHERLASFHFYRQVGIRMGIKDIPESYQDFHGFKTDYERDHFVYSDDNNRIGSYTLRLFQSWYPKRLERPVASAVYALIDDRMSTAFGFPKGSPRVRTVAEAGLRARSAVVRRLPKRRISAAASDPNNRTYPGYPTGYCPRDLGVEHVPDSKRA from the coding sequence GTGGATGCTCCGGTCCCGGCACGGGCGGTGACGGCAATGAGTCTCGTCAGCTCCCGACGAGCCGGCGTCTTTCCTGCGCCCGACCGCGACCCCCGTCCCGGATCCGGCAGGTCCGGATGGGTGAAGGTGATCGCGAATCTCGATCCCGAGACCCGGCACCAGGACATCGTGCGGATTACCGCGGGCTACGAGTTCCCCTGGGACTACCAGCGGGCCCTGGAGTTCGCGCTGTTCCGAACCTACTGCGTGCCGACGATCTCCGAACTACTCGCTCGTACAGGTGAATTCGAGAACCGCCCGCAGAAGCGGTACGACGATACCTCACTGTTGATGAGCGAGTTGGTGGAGCACGGATACGATTCGGATCGCGGGCGCCAGTCACTCCGGAACATCAACCGCATGCACGGCCGGTACGCGATCTCGAATGACGACATGCGGTACGTGCTGTCGACGTTCGTATACGACCCGATCGACTGGATCGATCGGTACGGCTGGCGACGGTTGCACCCACACGAGCGGCTGGCGTCGTTTCATTTCTATCGCCAGGTCGGTATCCGCATGGGCATCAAGGATATTCCGGAGTCGTACCAAGATTTCCACGGATTCAAGACGGACTACGAACGCGATCACTTCGTCTACAGCGACGACAACAACCGGATCGGCTCGTACACCCTCCGACTGTTCCAGTCGTGGTATCCGAAGCGCCTCGAACGTCCGGTGGCATCCGCGGTGTATGCCCTGATCGACGACCGGATGTCGACCGCGTTCGGATTCCCGAAAGGATCACCGCGGGTGCGTACCGTGGCGGAGGCAGGTCTGCGGGCGCGGTCCGCGGTGGTCCGCCGACTGCCGAAGCGGCGCATCTCGGCGGCCGCCAGCGACCCGAACAACCGCACCTACCCGGGGTATCCGACGGGATACTGCCCGCGCGATCTCGGCGTCGAACACGTCCCGGATTCGAAGCGCGCCTGA
- a CDS encoding aldehyde dehydrogenase family protein, translating into MTRELSSSGAAPTTPPGETPTTFASLDPRTGTALADYPVATAADVTAVVERARAAAQWWEAQGFRGRRGWLLEFKKAIASDAAGLATVVSAETGKPHDDALLEVMLAVEHLDWAARNARKVLETRRVRSGLVSINQAATLGYQPLGVVGVIGPWNYPVYTPMGSISYALAAGNAIVFKPSELTPGVGKWLEQKWHSLAPSQPVLQVITGLGATGAELCRAGVDKIAFTGSGPTARKVMAVCAETLTPLVAECGGKDAMLVAEDADLDQAVEFAAFGAFGNAGQTCAGVERIYVDESVYQLFMDKLTTAVSRIRPGSGNDSSYGPMTLPRQIGIVRNHIDDALSRGARAVVGGIGSVHERFVDPVILTEVPEESSAVREETFGPTVVVNKVRGLEEGVERANATSYGLGASVFTKNKSRGREIANRLRTGMVSVNSVLGFAAIPSLPFGGIGESGFGRIHGADGLREFSRPKAVTVQRFSAPLNLLTLERSARDMKISAWMLRSRHGR; encoded by the coding sequence ATGACCCGAGAACTGTCTTCGAGCGGTGCGGCGCCCACCACACCCCCCGGCGAGACGCCCACCACCTTCGCGAGTCTCGATCCCCGTACCGGCACTGCGCTTGCCGACTACCCGGTGGCTACTGCGGCGGACGTGACGGCGGTGGTGGAGCGAGCGCGGGCGGCAGCCCAATGGTGGGAAGCCCAGGGCTTCCGCGGTCGACGCGGCTGGCTGCTCGAGTTCAAGAAGGCGATCGCCTCGGACGCCGCCGGTCTCGCGACTGTCGTATCCGCCGAGACCGGCAAGCCACACGACGATGCCCTGCTAGAGGTGATGCTCGCGGTCGAACACCTGGACTGGGCCGCCCGCAATGCCAGAAAGGTACTCGAGACCCGTCGGGTGCGGTCCGGTCTGGTGAGCATCAACCAGGCCGCCACACTCGGCTACCAACCACTCGGCGTCGTCGGCGTCATCGGCCCATGGAACTACCCCGTCTACACGCCGATGGGGTCGATCTCCTACGCGCTCGCGGCGGGCAACGCGATCGTCTTCAAACCCAGTGAACTCACGCCGGGTGTGGGCAAGTGGCTCGAGCAAAAGTGGCATTCACTCGCGCCGAGCCAGCCTGTGCTGCAAGTGATCACCGGGCTCGGGGCGACCGGTGCCGAGCTGTGCCGGGCAGGCGTCGACAAGATCGCGTTCACCGGTTCGGGTCCGACAGCCCGCAAGGTGATGGCGGTATGCGCCGAGACTCTCACGCCACTGGTTGCCGAGTGCGGCGGGAAGGACGCGATGCTCGTCGCGGAGGACGCCGACCTGGACCAGGCCGTCGAGTTCGCGGCGTTCGGCGCATTCGGCAACGCCGGACAGACCTGCGCCGGCGTCGAACGAATCTACGTCGACGAGTCCGTCTACCAGCTGTTCATGGACAAGCTCACCACCGCGGTATCCCGCATCCGGCCGGGCTCGGGGAACGACTCGTCGTACGGGCCGATGACGCTGCCGCGCCAGATCGGGATCGTGCGCAACCATATCGACGACGCCCTCAGCCGCGGTGCACGGGCCGTTGTCGGCGGAATCGGCTCGGTACATGAGAGATTCGTCGATCCAGTGATTCTCACGGAGGTGCCGGAGGAATCGTCGGCAGTACGCGAGGAGACGTTCGGACCGACAGTCGTGGTGAACAAGGTGCGCGGCCTCGAAGAGGGCGTCGAGCGCGCGAACGCCACATCGTACGGCCTCGGGGCCTCGGTCTTCACCAAGAACAAGTCCCGCGGCCGCGAGATCGCCAACCGACTGCGTACCGGGATGGTGTCGGTCAACTCGGTGCTCGGATTCGCCGCGATCCCGTCGCTGCCCTTCGGCGGGATCGGCGAGTCCGGCTTCGGCCGGATCCACGGCGCCGACGGCCTGCGCGAGTTCAGCAGACCGAAGGCGGTTACCGTCCAGAGATTCTCGGCCCCACTGAATCTGCTTACCCTCGAGCGTTCGGCGCGCGATATGAAGATCTCCGCGTGGATGCTCCGGTCCCGGCACGGGCGGTGA
- a CDS encoding alpha/beta hydrolase, whose protein sequence is MDDVPTDPGARITWHTTTVAGRQTHYGVGGAGPTVLFLHGWALTNRAYKRPLARLTARQLRVYAPALPGFGGTSDLPLEERTLPGYARWVSDFCAAVDIPTPVTLVGHSFGGGVAIMTAHDFPDLAARLVLVNSIGGSKWTDGRGILRASRDRPIWDWGLHLQADLGPGRQITRVLPVILQEAVPNVIRNPRAVWRVAHLARTADLDSELDELRTRRLPIVIVWSTQDTVIPETTLLSLRAGLGHPKLITVPGGHSWLISNPRQFGEVITNIVTGSLTAPPHESDEAAV, encoded by the coding sequence ATGGACGATGTCCCGACCGACCCCGGTGCTCGCATCACATGGCACACCACCACCGTTGCTGGGCGCCAAACGCATTACGGGGTCGGAGGCGCCGGCCCGACAGTGTTGTTCCTGCACGGTTGGGCATTGACGAACCGTGCTTACAAACGTCCGCTGGCGCGGCTGACGGCGCGCCAGCTGCGCGTCTACGCACCAGCACTTCCCGGTTTCGGCGGAACTTCCGATCTCCCTCTCGAGGAACGTACCCTGCCCGGATACGCGCGCTGGGTCTCCGACTTCTGCGCAGCTGTCGATATCCCGACCCCCGTGACACTGGTCGGTCACTCGTTCGGCGGAGGAGTCGCGATCATGACCGCACACGACTTTCCTGACCTCGCCGCACGACTGGTTCTGGTGAACTCGATCGGAGGTTCGAAATGGACCGACGGTCGCGGGATTCTGCGAGCGAGCCGCGATCGCCCCATCTGGGACTGGGGACTTCACCTTCAGGCCGACCTGGGTCCCGGACGCCAGATCACTCGTGTGCTTCCGGTGATTCTGCAGGAGGCTGTGCCCAACGTGATCCGGAACCCACGTGCGGTCTGGCGGGTGGCACACCTCGCCCGCACCGCCGATCTCGACAGCGAACTTGACGAATTACGCACGCGCAGATTGCCTATCGTGATCGTGTGGAGCACACAGGACACGGTGATCCCCGAGACGACCCTGCTCTCGCTCCGGGCCGGACTGGGACACCCGAAGCTGATCACGGTGCCCGGGGGCCATTCGTGGCTCATCAGCAACCCACGTCAGTTCGGAGAGGTGATCACCAACATCGTGACGGGCTCGCTGACAGCGCCTCCACACGAATCGGATGAAGCAGCCGTGTGA
- the acsA gene encoding acetate--CoA ligase, with the protein MIRKTAHDLRVVPNLVDYEATRAAFTWDAMAACLDGLPGGGRNIGYEAVDRHASGPAADRVALRFLGGGNPRDITFAELFRLACRFTNVLRELGIGKGDRLFILMGRIPELYVAMLGSLRNGTVVTPLFSAFGPEPIAARLQLGEGRVLVTTDQLYRRKVAKIRDKVPTLEHVLVVPSAAGGPPIPGTLDLARLMAERSDRAGVEPTSADDPALIHFTSGTTGKPKGAVHVHDAVVTHYATGLYALDLHADDTYWCTADPGWVTGTSYGVVAPLVHGVTSIVDDSDFDADRWYRILQDHDVSVWYTAPTAVRMLMKSGGDLARRYAFPELRFVASVGEPLNPEAVLWGSDVLGLPIHDNWWQTETGGIMVANTAAFDIKPGSMGRPLPGVDAVVVHRRPGGTVEEVASPGVDGELALRVGWPSMFRGYVGNEKRYRDCFADGLYLTGDLVRRDEDGYFWFVGRMDDVIESSGHLIGPFEVENVLMEHPAVSEAAVIGKPDPLVGEVVKAFVTLASGVDEPHDVVRRELLAHARVRLGAAVAPKEIDFVDELPHTRSGKIMRRLLKARELGLPEGDTSTLESGADAHESQVQR; encoded by the coding sequence ATGATCCGGAAGACCGCACACGACCTGCGCGTCGTGCCGAACCTCGTCGACTACGAGGCGACCCGGGCGGCATTCACCTGGGATGCGATGGCGGCATGCCTCGACGGGCTGCCCGGCGGCGGACGCAACATCGGGTACGAAGCGGTCGACCGTCACGCGTCGGGACCGGCCGCGGACCGGGTGGCGCTCCGCTTCCTCGGTGGCGGCAATCCGCGGGATATCACCTTCGCGGAGTTGTTCAGGCTTGCATGCCGATTCACCAACGTCCTGCGCGAGCTCGGCATCGGAAAGGGGGATCGGCTGTTCATCCTCATGGGACGGATACCGGAGCTGTACGTGGCGATGCTCGGGAGCCTGCGGAACGGGACCGTCGTCACTCCACTGTTCTCCGCGTTCGGTCCCGAACCCATCGCGGCACGTCTGCAGCTGGGTGAGGGCAGGGTGCTCGTGACAACCGACCAGCTGTACCGCCGGAAAGTCGCGAAGATTCGTGACAAAGTGCCCACACTCGAGCATGTTCTGGTCGTCCCCTCGGCCGCCGGTGGCCCGCCGATCCCGGGCACACTCGACCTGGCCCGCTTGATGGCGGAGCGCTCGGATCGGGCGGGCGTCGAGCCTACCTCCGCCGACGACCCAGCCCTCATCCATTTCACAAGTGGGACAACAGGTAAACCCAAAGGCGCAGTTCATGTCCACGACGCCGTCGTTACTCACTATGCGACCGGGCTGTATGCCCTGGATTTGCATGCGGACGACACGTATTGGTGCACGGCAGATCCGGGGTGGGTCACCGGGACGTCCTACGGCGTCGTTGCCCCGCTCGTGCACGGAGTCACCTCGATCGTCGACGACTCCGATTTCGACGCCGACCGCTGGTACCGGATCCTCCAGGACCACGACGTGAGTGTCTGGTACACCGCCCCCACCGCCGTTCGGATGCTGATGAAGTCCGGCGGCGACCTCGCGCGGCGCTACGCCTTTCCCGAGCTCCGTTTCGTCGCGAGCGTGGGGGAACCACTCAATCCTGAGGCAGTGCTGTGGGGCAGTGATGTTCTGGGACTGCCGATCCACGACAACTGGTGGCAGACGGAGACCGGCGGGATCATGGTCGCCAACACTGCGGCCTTCGACATCAAGCCGGGATCGATGGGACGCCCGCTCCCCGGTGTGGACGCTGTCGTGGTCCACCGGCGGCCCGGCGGCACCGTGGAAGAGGTGGCGTCGCCCGGCGTCGACGGTGAACTTGCGTTGCGTGTCGGCTGGCCATCGATGTTCCGGGGCTACGTGGGCAACGAGAAGCGCTATCGCGACTGCTTCGCCGACGGACTCTATCTCACCGGCGACCTGGTGCGGCGGGACGAGGACGGCTATTTCTGGTTCGTCGGACGCATGGACGACGTGATCGAGTCGTCCGGCCACCTCATCGGGCCGTTCGAGGTCGAGAACGTACTGATGGAACACCCTGCCGTGAGTGAGGCGGCCGTCATCGGCAAGCCCGACCCGCTGGTCGGTGAGGTGGTCAAGGCGTTCGTCACACTCGCATCGGGCGTCGATGAACCCCACGACGTGGTGCGTCGTGAGCTGCTCGCGCACGCTCGCGTTCGGTTGGGTGCGGCCGTCGCACCCAAGGAGATCGACTTCGTCGACGAGCTGCCGCACACGCGCAGCGGCAAGATCATGCGCAGACTGCTCAAGGCCCGGGAATTGGGCCTGCCCGAAGGGGATACGTCCACCCTCGAGTCGGGTGCCGACGCGCACGAATCGCAGGTGCAACGATGA
- the pdhA gene encoding pyruvate dehydrogenase (acetyl-transferring) E1 component subunit alpha, whose amino-acid sequence MTTTALPPDRESERRLLLDMVRIRRMEEKAAELYGARKIRGFLHLYVGEEAVAVGALSALRDEDAVVATYREHGHALVRGVSMNAIMAEMFGKREGCSHGRGGSMHLFDAATHFYGGNAIVAGGLPVAVGLALADRMQGRKSVTACFFGDGAVAEGAFHESMNLAALWRLPVLFCCENNLYAMGTALERAQSQTDLCVKAASFKVPTLKADGMDVLATRAATETAAGHVREGHGPFFVEYATYRFRAHSMFDPELYRDKTEVEEWKKRDPIKGYRARLEDADLLSHEEFAAVQRSADEEVAAAVDFAESGTLESVETLDEDVMTPMEESHHEAYLP is encoded by the coding sequence ATGACCACTACCGCATTGCCGCCGGACCGAGAGTCCGAACGCCGGTTGCTACTCGACATGGTCCGGATCCGCAGAATGGAGGAGAAGGCAGCGGAGCTCTACGGAGCCAGGAAGATTCGGGGGTTCCTCCACCTGTACGTCGGGGAGGAGGCCGTTGCCGTCGGCGCCCTGAGTGCGCTGCGTGACGAGGACGCCGTCGTCGCCACCTATCGCGAGCACGGTCACGCTCTCGTACGTGGGGTGTCGATGAACGCGATCATGGCCGAGATGTTCGGCAAGCGGGAGGGCTGCTCGCATGGTCGCGGCGGCTCCATGCACTTGTTCGATGCCGCGACGCATTTCTACGGCGGCAACGCCATCGTGGCCGGAGGTCTGCCCGTTGCCGTCGGCTTGGCGCTCGCCGACCGGATGCAGGGCCGGAAGAGCGTGACCGCCTGCTTCTTCGGAGATGGTGCGGTGGCGGAGGGGGCATTTCACGAGTCGATGAATCTGGCTGCGCTGTGGCGACTTCCGGTCTTGTTCTGCTGCGAGAACAATCTCTATGCAATGGGTACGGCACTCGAACGGGCACAGTCCCAGACCGATCTGTGTGTCAAGGCCGCGTCCTTCAAAGTACCGACGCTCAAAGCGGACGGGATGGACGTACTGGCGACCCGCGCCGCCACCGAGACCGCGGCGGGCCATGTGCGTGAGGGACACGGCCCGTTCTTCGTCGAATACGCGACCTACCGTTTCCGCGCGCACTCGATGTTCGATCCGGAGCTCTACCGAGACAAGACGGAAGTCGAGGAGTGGAAGAAGCGCGATCCCATCAAGGGCTATCGGGCACGGCTGGAGGACGCAGACTTGCTCTCGCACGAGGAGTTCGCGGCTGTTCAACGGTCGGCGGACGAAGAAGTCGCTGCAGCAGTCGATTTCGCAGAGTCCGGGACGCTCGAGAGTGTGGAAACACTGGACGAGGACGTGATGACCCCGATGGAGGAAAGCCACCATGAGGCTTACTTACCGTGA